TATTGGTACCTGGCGAATTGGGGATCGGAGATTAGGGTTTTCCATGATTTGCAAACGCACTTCAATTGTAGCAGGATTTTCACCGGAAGCTTCACGAAGATCTCGCCGAGGACTTCGTCTGGTAAGATCGTCGGCGACGGCTGCCGTGACAGAACGGCCGCCGGTGGTTTCGAACACATACTGGAATGAAGAGCTCTCGGTTTTGATTACGGCAGGGGAgtgaggaagagtttatatacTAGAGTTATACCCTCATAAATATATCcttgagtaaagtacactcacccccctcaagttttgttagaataacactccacctcattcttatctaaaatctacaccccaccccattttatatagaggcaaatttagtgacgaaaaatattcttcattaataattagttattatttaaattgttaatcaataatttcaaaaaatatgttcaatataatccaataaatataaaaatgaaaacatcacagtcgttatcattctctcaatcgcgttcttcctccgtaaattcacaatgcaaattctgcaatagcacacatgaccggttgacaaaccatatctcgaacatagtgaaacatgcttgtgttttcatatttggtaataattcaattttaatcaaaataatctatttataactccaatttttaaaattggattgtatCCGGATAACGCTTGCATCCTCTGTCTTACCGCGGCTGCTGGTACAGAGTTAGCCGATGCTTATTCCCCGGATACCGTCATTGCTTCTTCTCCTGGAAAAGAAGTTCACGACCGGTAGGCCTTCTACCTCCACGCGGCATTGTTCCGTCAGGCTTTCGCCCATTGCGGAAAATTCCCCACTGCGGCCTCCCGttccaaaaagcaacacaaaacTTTGAGTGTTCCCcacaagtagttgaacaagtggctttggggatgtgcgattcacatTCTGGGGTTCAAGTCGCAACAAAAatttgaggcatggtggtgccatggggtttcacattctgggatggttgtcgtcgtgttaaagggagcaaaggtttggtggtgaccgtttgtggtgagaaatacgatttggagatagatgagacgtggacttaacaggcagagtgaatggttttttttaaatttaattcagtaaaattattttcataaattgatgtatgatagtgtatatgcatttaatttatttaaattttaactaattagtaattattttttattagtgacaaatttgttttcgtcactaaattttgcctttataaaaaatggggtggagtgtagattttaaaaaacaatggggtggagtgtcattcttgcaaaccttgaggggggtgagtgtattttactctatatcctttgaaaattcaaaattctAATTTCAGTCCTATATCTGTTTGAAGATTTGGATTGGTTTTTTACTTAGAtcttatttcattttaaaagaagtagtaaatataataaaataatataaattattaagtATTAAAATAAATCACAATTTCAACTCCAAATAGGTCCCCAAATTaaaactcaagtggtaagagataGGAGATATGTAGGTTAGGTGGGAGATGTCCAAGAATCAATCTATggcgggtgtaatttatctttttgatgaaccaaaaaaaattactccATATAGGGTGTACAGGACTTTGTGTGGTGCATTGATCCATCCTGGCTTAAGTCCATTCAACTCACGCATCATTAGATTTCTTCGCATTTGTGGACGAgtttgagttaaaaaaaatttgactCGGTTAATATTTAGGGTcgttgaaagaaaaaagaaaaacgcaGCTCGTCCCAACCCATCCCACAAACACTCTtgttatttttttggtacattgaaaagataaattatattCTCCAATGATTGATCTCTGAAGCTTCCCCTCTCAACTCTTTTACTATAAATGCATCTTATTGTATAGTTAGATTGAAATATTGTATCATGCAATATACATTACAAACAATTTAGTACCTTCTTTTATGAAATAATTCATAATGTGATTGAGGTAAAACAAGTCATTACATCAttgattaagttttttttttaaattaggtAACCATTATTATTAATGATATGATCACTTACTTTACCTTCTAAAGTGAGTGAGAGAGCTAAATCCCAAAAGTTTGTCTTACCTCTCGCAAGATCCTTTTATGTatttttagaagaaaaaaaaaagacattttcTATAAATCTACGTTTATCCCCAAAGTTTAAATTATGCAAGAGAAATATTCTAGAATGATCCACCATCATCAATCCCCCATGGAatgatttcttttttgaaagGTAATGAAATCATATATTTGCTGGTGTCATAACACGTGCGATGCACTTGGTGTACTATAAAAAAGTTGTATTTAGTGGCATTGGATTAGTGGGAGCCATGTAAAAATGCCACTAAATGATGCAATTTTTAGCATCATTTGGGTTGTTTGACATGAACTGGGAACTTTGTCATGTTGCATAGTTGGTGATTGCATTTTTTCTTGTTTGGCCCAGCTTTTCTGATTGGATTTGGAGTCTAATTTCCTAATTCTGTGGTTTTGAAATTTTGGGTGGCTTGCTATGCTCAGTCTTTATGCAAGTTGACTTCATGATGAATTTTAATGATGAAATTTTGGGTGGCTTGCTAATTTCACAAGCTTCCTTATTTTATCCTCCCTAGAACTCGGTGTGCATGAAATGACTTATTTTGATGTGTTGTCTCTCTTGTAGTGTTTTGTTTATACATATGCGATTTGATTGTAACAAGCTAAGAGAATCGTAATATTCATGCTTCTGCTAGATGAGAGTATCAGAATGTTAAGATTCTTGTTGTTATAGGCTAAATTAGGCATACATTTTGGGTATGAAGCAGAGCTTTTAAGTTAGAGAAGTGGAGGAATCCTCTTTGGAAGACCATTCTTTCCTTTATCCCCTTTGGTTTATCCTTTTCTATCTCATTCATTATGTTTAGCTAACTCTCTTAGTGCTAGAGGATGATGTAGTTACTTCTTCTCTAGTTCTCTTGTTAGTGTACTATAACCACGTATGACCTAACTATGTGGCTGCATTAGGTGGTGGTTGTCGCAGTTATAGACCATAAAAGAAAATGATCAGTGAAATGGACCAAAAACaataggaagaaagaaaaataggAGGAAATTCACAAGAAAACAAAAACGCTCATTGAAATGAAGTACTTAACATGATCAATATCATATTAGCTACAACTTACAAGTATCGAAAAGGCActgaaaattaagaaaaactaaCATCAGAACTTTGGTTGAATTTCTTAGCTATAGCAGTTGTTTGATTTGATCCCTTAATCTTCATAAAGGATTTTCGTGTGCGCGCATTAAATGTTTTTAATCTGCATTTATCTCATACGAAAATCATGTCACTCTCCAACATCCTTATTTAAAAGACACTTCAGTAAGTCACATTTAGAATGACTTTTGGCTTTGCTTTCTTTGTTCTGAATTTGATTCTGAACTTCCACAAAGAATTCGATAGGTTTCGTGATCACTTACAACTTACAAgcacatttgcttttgtttaaATGATCAAGAGATGGCTTGTTTCAGATATCAGATGTAACTATGGCTTGATCCATGGCCATTGACATTGTAACTAATCCTAGCTTCTCACTTACATGTTTCATTTCATCAAACTCTCTACTCTATTATCCTTCTTTGGTATGCACCAAAGTTCACGCCATAATGTGTCTAAATTCAAACAATTAATATAACTTATGAACAATACTAGTAAAGGGTTCAATTCCATCCTTTTATTCTTAGATGGATATGCCCATATTTGTGAGTAATTTATGCAAAGCAGATGCTAGAGTTTGTGATTTTCTGCTTAAATTTTACCAGATTCCACacaaaggcttaaatactctaggggtccctgaaattgtaccccgtaacAAAaaaagtccctgaaatttttttttccgattccggatccctggaattgtttttttaatcagaataagtccctacacATGTTTTTAGCCTATCTGGCATATTTTTTGCTGACTCAACATTTACACGTggctttttcatttattttaattacacatggaattaaaattaaaataataaattaaatttaaatctaattaacctatCTGCCTAAttaacctaaatctaattaaaccTAATTCCCAAAATCCCTAAATTAAAACCACTAACCAAAATTCCCAAACGAAACCAAAATCCCTAAATTCCCAAACCAAAATCATCCAGAATTCGAGGAAAGAGGGAGAGCGACGACGAACACGAGGGAGCCAGAGTGAAAAGGAACGACGAACACGAGGGAGTCAGAGTGAAGAGGAACGACTGATCCTGAACCTTCTGCGAGTGAAGACAAGCGAAGCTTTGACTGTAACCATCGAAAGTTCAAGGTATGTCATTCACGGTATTCGAACAATTTGAGCTGCTGTTAAAAGTTAGGTTACATATCGACTTGTTGTTGCTGCTATGGTTGTGCATTCTGTTTAGTGAGCTGCTCTTGTTTCATTATGTATAGTGAGCTGCTCTTGTTTCATTTTGTATAGTGAGCTGCTCTTGTTGCTATTTCAGGAATGGAACAAGTGTATTTCAACATACATTTCCACCACAAGGGTCGATTTTCCGACACACCGATGAAGTATGTTGGAGGTCAGATATGTGAAGTACCTAGAGTGGAGTTGGATCTGTTTTCGTTCTTTTGTGTCAGAGACCTTGTGCGGGGTTTTCTTGGTTATCCTGATGATCACTATAAGCTTTGGTGGAAAAGGCGAGAAGAATGCTTTGATCTTGACCTGAAGCAAATATGCCTGGACAAGGATGCTATGGAAATTGCAAGGTATGTTCAGTCTGGGGTAAGGCAGGTGGATGTCTACCTTGAACATACAGTGGAGTTTCCAGTGGAAGAAGAACCTGCTGCTGCTGTGAATGTTGAAATGCCAGTGGAAGAAGAACCTGTTGCTGCTATGAATGTTGAAATGCCAGTGGAAAAACCTGCTTCTGTGATGAATGAAGAGGGACACCAGCTGAGGCAGAGGGAGGATTCAATTAATAAAGGCAAACAAGTAATGGAAGATGATAGTTGTTCCATATATGAATCTGACTCTGGGATTTCATGGTCCAGTCCTAGCCCTAGTGCATCTGACATCTCAGATAGTGAAACTGAGAGATGTAAGGACTTACCCAATGATGGATTTGAAGATTTGGATGAGCCAAACACAAACACTAATGCTAATGTTGAAactggaagaagagaaaaactgCCTTCAAGGAGGAACATAGAGAGGGTGTTGGCATTGGCTGAAGGtgagaatgagaaaggagatgagCATAATATGGAGAATGAGTATTACAGTGATGATTTGCTTAGTGACCCCTCAAGTGGTGAAGAAGATAATGGGAGGAAGGTCATGAGGTATGTAAGGTTCAGGAAGGAAGATTTGACCAAAGACTATGTGTTCAAGTTGGGGATGGAATTTGCTACCACCACAGAGTTCAAGGAAGCTATCCTAAAACACTCAGTGTTGAATGGGAAGGAAGTTATGTTCAAGAAGAATGATAAGGAGAGAGTGAGGTTTAAATGCAAACAAGAAGACTGTGGGTTTCTTGTCTACTGTGCCAAGATTAGAGGGGTTTCAACTTATAGGATAAAGACACTGGTTTCAACCCATACTTGTGGAAGAGTCTTTAATAACAAGAATGCAGGCTCTAAGTTCATTGCAGAAGCTATACAAGACAGGGTGAAAAATGCTGGTGGAGAAATTGCAGTGAAGGATGTCATTAATGACATGAGGACCACACACTCTATTGGTGTTACTTGGGGAACTGCTTGGAATGGAAGGAGAATAGCTAAGGAAAGAGTTGAGGGGGATGCAGTAAGACAATACACAATGCTGAGGTCCTATGCTGCTGAGTTAATGAGGGTCAATCCAAAAAATACTGCTTCCATTGTGCTGAAATATGTTCCAGTGACACTTGAGCCCAGATTTGGGTTTTTTTATATGTGTTTGGAGGGCTGTAAAACTGCATTTACCACTGCTTGTAGACCCTTCATTGGGGTTGATGGTTGTCATCTAAAAACAAAGTATGGTGGAATTCTCCTGATAGCTGTGGGGAGGGACCCAAATGACCAGTACTTCCCACTGGCATTTGCAGTGGTAGAGTCTGAATGTAAGGAGTCCTGGAGGTGGTTTTTGCACAAGCTGCTTAGGGACATTGGTGATAGAAGATGGGTTTTTATAAGTGACAAACAAAAGGTAAATTTCTATTGTTTTCTCTTATCTAATAAACTTGTTTAATCATCTGAcctatgtctttatttttgtctAGGGCTTGTTACAAGTATTTGATGAGGAGCTCCCAGGAGTGGAGCATCGATTTTGTGTGAGACATATATACAGCAACTTTAAGAAGAAGTTTGGTGGGGGTACTGAGATAAGGGATTTGCTTATGTGGGCTTCAAAGGCAACATACAAGGCACTTTGGGAAGAGAAGATGGAAGAGATCAAAGAGATGGATGAAGCTGCATACAACTGGCTTCATGCAATCCCCACTAAATATTGGTGTAAGCATGCATTCTCTCCTTACTCTAAGTGTGATGTGACAATGAATAACTTAGCTGAGGCCTTCAACAGTACTATTCTAGTGGCTAGGGATAAACCCATCATCACCATGATGGAGTGGATCAGAAAGTATTTGATGACTAGGTTTGCAAGCTTGAATGAAAAAAGCAAAAATTGGAAAGGGAATGTTATGCCCAAACCTAGGAAAAGGTTGAATAGAGAGATTGACCATTCTGGGAATTGGCAGCCTTTTAAAGTTGGTAAGGGGGTGTATGAAGTTGAGCATTGTATTTATGAAATCCAAAAGTTTGTTGTTGATGTTAGTAAACAAACATGTACATGCAATTTCTGGGAATTGGTTGGGATTCCTTGTCGGCATGCGGTGGCTTGTATTTGTGATGCTGGTGGGCAGCCTGAGGATTATGTCCATAGTTATTATCTCAGGGAATCATATAATGCATGCTATGGGAATGTGATATCACCTATTAATGGTGAGAAAATGTGGCCAAAGATATGTGAGGATCCAATTCTGCCTCCTGAATTCAAAAGAGGGTCTGGTAGGCCTAAAAAGTTGAGGAGGAGGGAGCCTGATGAACAACCACACCCTACAAAACAACCTAGAGGAGGATCAGGATACACATGTGGTAGATGCCACCAGAAAGGGCACAATCAGAGAAAGTGTCATCTGccaccacccccaccaccaccaatctCTGAGAACATTGATGAGGATAATGGAACTGAAACAGATAACCTATCACAGGTAAAATACATACACTTGCATTTTTGAATCAATTCACAAATTGCATTAACTAACCTCATTACTCTTTTTGCAGGTGTTTGGTATTAATATTGATGGAACAAGCCTTGAAGCTGGAGCTGGAACAAATGATGAAGTCACTGCTGCAAAGGCAAAAGACAAAGCACCCCCAAAAACTACCTCTAAACCACCACCAAAAGCTGCTGCAAAAGCAACTTCTTCAAACCCAAAGCCAAAATACAAAGCACCCCCAAAACCTACCTCTAAACCActaccaaaaccaaaaccatcTTCACAGCCACCACCAACAGTTTCTGCAAAACCTCCACAGGCACCAAGACCTTCTTCACAGCCACCTCCAAGAGCTGCTGTAACACCACAACAACCACCAAAACCTTCTTCCCAGCCACCTACAAAACTTGCTGGAAAACCACCACATCCAACAAGACCTTCTTCCCAGCCACCTCCACCAAAACCACAACAGCCACCAAAAGCTACATCACAGCCCACTACAAGATCAGCTGCTAAGTCTGGCCTAGGAGGAAGAAAGAGAGGTCGTGACAATGAGATTGGCCATTGGGTTCTAAATGACTTCAAAGATGCTGCAACTAGATCTACAATTAGAAGAGGAAAAGCCAAAGTTGTTGGCAGTGAAGGACAGGGAAATAAAGGGAGGATGTCAAAGAAGTAAGAAGGGAATCTGGCACATGGGACAACAGGACCACCACTATCTTTTTGTAATAGTATTAGTGGGGACTAGTGTTTACTTTAGTTAATGGGGGACCACTTAATATCATTTTGTAATGGGCATGGCCCTAATGACAATCATTTTGTTTTGTATTGTTGTTGGTACTTGCTGTCTTCTATGTACCCTTGACTTGAATTATGTTTCTTAATGTTAAAGTCTGGAAGTATTGCATGAAGCTTGTGCTCTTAAATTGTTGTTTATGTGTACTACAAGTGGTGGATCTGTTTATGGCTCCCTTTGCCTTTATTTATACTACTGATGTCTTAAATTAACAGAGCAAAGCTTTTGAATGGAACAAAAGAGAGTAATGGAGCCAACAACCATTTTTGATTCATTTCATTAAGTGAACATAGCATTCATTACATAAGGAGCTATTGAAAAACGATTGCATTACATTCATGGCTACATTCATTACACAAGGGACATTGCATTCAAGTTCATTACACAACATCACCAAACCTAGAAATACTTTGCCAAAACTACAGCACACCCTAAAACTAACAACACCAACAACACATTGCTCTTCAAGCCCTCATTTTTCAGTTTGAGCTTTAACTTGGCAATCTTCTTGTCTTTCATTTCATTCTTGTCTTCCATGATCTTGCCAATCACACTCTGCATGATTTCCTTCATGTCTCCCTGCAGCTCTTCCCTCAGCTTACCAATTTTATTGTCCATCATCTCAGTAAGGTCCTCAACAATCTTCAATTCTACATTCACTTTAGAGGATTCCTCATTATCAGCCTCATTTTCAGCTTCACCTTCAGCTTTGACCCATTCAAAGAAACCACAGGTCCTACTTTCCTGAAACACATACCAAAAGATCATTGAAAGGGGTAGACAAAGGGAATTTATAGGATGAAATTGTAAGCTTAAGCTTGGAAACCAATTCTGCCTATTTACCTTCCAATCAGGACATCTCCAAAAAAGCTTTCCAGGATTAAGCTTGGAATTGGACTTGTACATAATGACTTGTTTGCCACAACCACAACTTTTCTCTGGGCATGGGGTGCAGAAGCTGGACGATCGAGCACAGAATCGTGTGTTCTGGGTCGATTCGCACATCTGGTTGTTCATCCTCGTTGTCGAGCCACCGTGTCCGCTCCATGCCTTTTGGTTCTGGGTCATCGCGTCGTTCACCTAAGTCGTTGTGGCCACCGTTCCCGCCGTCGAACACTAACGCTTCCTTCCTTCACCTTCTACCTCtgcttctctttctccttcttcgactttcctttctttcctttcaGTTCTGATAGATTTTGATTTGGGAATTTAGGGTTATGTTAATTAGGTTAGTGGGTTTAATTAGAGTTAGGTTAATTAGGTAAAAAAggatttatatttaaaataaagtaaaatagtttttttaattccatgtgtaattaaaataaatgaaaaagccACGTGTAAATGTTGAGTCAGCAAAAAATATGCCAGATAGGCTAAAAACATgtgtagggacttattctgattaaaaaagcaattccagggatccggaatcggaaaaaaaaatttcagggacttattttgttacggggtacaatttcagggacccctagagtatttaagccccACACAAATAAGGAAATAAATGTACATACCGCAAACATGGTAAAGCATGTAATGGGCATATAACAGAATCAAAAGGCTGAGCAATAATCATTCCCATGAAACCAtagattaaattaaaaaaacatctTTTGTAGTCTAAGATGATAAATATATTCCAAATATTACAACcattcaaaacaaaaacatgCGATATAGCATAACCTTGTTATAAGGCCAGTACTTGTAAGAAGGTGTACTCTTCAACctattcttcatcatcatcagaggatTCATAGCACAAAGTTGTCAATTCATTCACTTTAGCCAAGAAAggaacatcttcttcttcttgcaaTTTCAACTCTTCACGCCTATATAAAATGATACCAATATTAATGAATAGTGCTACAGAAAAGTGGCAAAATATACAGGTAGCATCAGCAAGTCAAAAGAATATGGCTCCAACATCAGCTTTTACTCTTTAAGATAATATGTCAACTGTTTTACAACCAAAGAATATCTAAGAGCTCCAAATTACAGCAACTGTACATATTCTCCTCCATCAGTAAGGAAAGCATATTGAAAGTTCAAAAGATGTAATTAGCAATGCAAGATTGTATCTACGAGGATTTTTTTTATCAGAAACTGCAAGATCCACGACTTACAAATAAGAAGTATAAAAAGTTCCACATTTAGTTTAATATAGTAAAAGTAATTGATTGACACAAGTTTCTCTTCCCAAGCTCCCAAACATGCCAGAAAAGGAAGTTAAAACAAAAGCAGAAATATGGGAAACTCACGCAAGTTTCCATGAACATCTATCTTAGGAGGCATAATATCatagttataatttttaagGTAGCTTTAGATTCAATTAGTGAACAAAGTAATAGAACCAACATCCTTACCTTGAGTGGGCATACATCACCTCAATATTGTCTCCTTGCACAACATCTTTCAATGAGATAAGACTGGGAATATGAGGAATAGCCTCAAATGTTGATTGAGTCCCACGAACCTTAAAAATTTTGAATCCATTCTTTTCAGGTTCATAGTAGACAAAGCGATCGCCAGAACGACAGATCAATATAGCAGCATCATTCTTAGGGTGTTTTAGTACTGGCAAATCTAAACTACCATCAGGCCTGCTCAATATATCACTACTGATAACAAGAGTCCATGATTCTTCGAAACCATTTTTCTTCATAATCCACATTTCAATGTGACCCCCTGTAGAAGATGAGTTACATATGTAAAGAGAGCCCCCATATTCTCCCATGGTGACATCATTTAAACATAAACCAGCAGGAGAAGGGAAGGATTGGAAACTCTCGCTTTCAAAGTTGAAACACAATATGGACAATTCTGTCTCGTCACCATAACAGATCCAATAAAGTGCCCCACTCACACATGTAGGACATTCAAGAAAGGGATCTGTCCTATGATCAACTTCAACATTCCTCCATGTTGATGTTCCTAGTGTGTGAATTTCAACTCCGATAATAAGATTATTATTGTCCTGCAACGTGGGGTGTCCCCTGAACATTCTTACCACCTTATATTCATTAGTTCTGGGTTGGAAACCAAAACCCACATTTACAATGCGAAAATCATATTTATAAATTCTGGTAGGTTCTGGAAGTCTTATGAACTCACCTGTAACTGGATTGCAAACTACAAAATAGTTTCTGTCCAGATCAGACAAGCAAAGCAAGCCATTACAAGAATTCACCACAGCAAACTCATCTATTTTGGCACGATGAATATTAGGAAGCGAATTATAAATCCTTCGTCCGCCCCTTTGAGCGGTCTCATCTCTTTTGTCGAAATCTAGTTCGGCACCACGAAGAGGAAGCTTGAGTTTATGCTCAAGTTTAAAGTGACAGTTGCATTCAGGTTTGATACAAGAGTCCTCACAGCAACAGAATTGGCCCTCATCATCATTTCCCAACTTTTCAGAATCACACTCAAGAAGGTACAAGGTTCTTGACAGTTTCCTATCCCTGGCCCAAATCATCAAACCAGCTGGTGCATGCTGAAACAATAATTTGGCAAAATGTGGGCCTGTGATCAGAGCTTTCCAACTTTTGCAAACAGATTTACAAATGATCAGAGCTTTCCAAGTTTTGCAAACAGATTTAAAGGGAAGTCTTTGCAGAATGTCAGCAGTGATGTGGGATGGAAGATCATCATAAGAAACCCTAAGTTGTTGACTTTCTGGCTCATTATCAACTTCATTGGCAACTGCTACCCTTTTGCCTTTTCTGGTAGGACTAGCAGAGCTAGTTGAACCCCTTTTTCTTTCCATTGCCAAACTGAGAGGCAATCAGGAAAAATCATAAATAAGAACATGACATGCAGCAAAATGGAAACATGAAAACAAGCAAACACCACAAAAAAGGGTTACTTTTTCCTCCTTCCATTCAAATATTTATATCAAAAAAATGTGAGAAATTAAAGGGTTAGACTTAGTTTGATGCATTGTTCAGTTAAACATTTAAAGTTACAGTATAAGCTTTGTATGAAAGAGTGAGTACCTACCTTGAAGAGTTTGGCACCAGAAGGTGAAAGCTTTGTTAGAGAAAAAACGAATTTGTTGTGTTGGTGGTGAATGGTTGCACTTTGAGCCTCAATGAGAAGAACCTTTATAGTAGTAGTTTTGGGTAAAAGCTCAGTTGGAGACGAAGAGAAGCCCCGTTTCGGACACAACGCTTTTAATGTGTCTGGTTGGGAGTTGAAATGTTAGGTGCTAAAATTGATAACTTTAATGGGGGAAGGTGGAATGGtaagtgtaaaaaaactttacaccgtcggtgcatcaaaattaaattcgaagagagaaaaagtttgatgcactgacggcgtaaattttttttacatcgtcaaccaatcagatttcaaagatgtgagaaaatttctctttttatttaatttcattaattgacatgtcacatccttgaaatctgattggttgagggtgtaaaaaaactttacaccgtcggtgcatcaaaattaaactcgaagagagaaaaagtttgatgcactgACGGCGTaaaatttttttacaccgtcaaccaatcagatttcaaggatgtgagaaaatttctctttttatttaatttcattaattgacatgtcacatccttgaaatctgattggttgacagtgtaaaaaaactttacaccgtcggtgcatcaaaattaaactcgaagagagaaaaagtttgatgcaccgacggcgtaaaatttttttacaccgtcaaccaatcagatttcaaggatgtgagaaaatttctctttttatttaatttcattaattgacatgtcacatccttgaaatctgattggttgacggtgtaaaaaaactttacaccgtcggtgcatcaaaattaaactcgaagagagaaaaagtttgatgcaccgacggcgtaaaatttttttacaccgtcaaccaatcagatttcaaggatgtgagaaaatttctctttttatttaatttcattaattgacatgtcacatccttaaaatctgattggttgacggtgtaaaaaaaatttacaccgtcggtgcatcaaaattaaactcgaagagagaaaaagtttgatgcaccgacggcgtaaaatttttttacaccgtcaaccaatcagatttcaaggatgtgagaaaatttctctttttatttaatttcattaattgacatgttacatccttgaaatctgattggttgacgtgtaaaaaaactttacaccgtcggtgcatcaaaattaaactcgaagagagaaaaagtttgatgcaccgacggcgtaaaatttttttacaccgtcaaccaatcagatttcaaggatgtgagaaaatttctctttttatttaatttcattaattgacatgtcacatccttgaaatctgattggttgacggtgtaaaaaaactttacaccgtcggtgcatcaaaattaaactcgaagagagaaaaagtttgatgcaccgacggcgtaaaatttttttacaccgtcaaccaatcagatttccaggatgtgagaaaatttctctttttatttaatttcattaattgacttgtcacatccttgaaatctgattggttgacggtgtaaaaaaactttacaccgtcggtgcatcaaaattaaactcgaagagagaaaaagtttgatgcaccgacggcgtaaaatttttttacaccgtcaaccaatcagatttcaa
This is a stretch of genomic DNA from Lotus japonicus ecotype B-129 chromosome 1, LjGifu_v1.2. It encodes these proteins:
- the LOC130733167 gene encoding F-box/kelch-repeat protein At3g06240-like → MERKRGSTSSASPTRKGKRVAVANEVDNEPESQQLRVSYDDLPSHITADILQRLPFKSVCKTWKALIICKSVCKSWKALITGPHFAKLLFQHAPAGLMIWARDRKLSRTLYLLECDSEKLGNDDEGQFCCCEDSCIKPECNCHFKLEHKLKLPLRGAELDFDKRDETAQRGGRRIYNSLPNIHRAKIDEFAVVNSCNGLLCLSDLDRNYFVVCNPVTGEFIRLPEPTRIYKYDFRIVNVGFGFQPRTNEYKVVRMFRGHPTLQDNNNLIIGVEIHTLGTSTWRNVEVDHRTDPFLECPTCVSGALYWICYGDETELSILCFNFESESFQSFPSPAGLCLNDVTMGEYGGSLYICNSSSTGGHIEMWIMKKNGFEESWTLVISSDILSRPDGSLDLPVLKHPKNDAAILICRSGDRFVYYEPEKNGFKIFKVRGTQSTFEAIPHIPSLISLKDVVQGDNIEVMYAHSRREELKLQEEEDVPFLAKVNELTTLCYESSDDDEE